The proteins below come from a single Bombus pyrosoma isolate SC7728 linkage group LG10, ASM1482585v1, whole genome shotgun sequence genomic window:
- the LOC122571505 gene encoding PR domain zinc finger protein 1-like isoform X1, producing the protein MEASEWDHATLREEEFEQHAVYLVPDVAASPGDTNRAEASLPRNLVLKPSQALNDVRSSAKESFLETSSVLGVWSTSYIPKGTRFGPLVGQVYTKDSVPADANRKYFWRVYKNNELFYYIDGYDVQKSNWMRYVNPAYSSESQNLIACQYKMNIYFYTIKPILPNQELLVWYCREFAERLNYPLTGELMLQRIRQQVQQSTLPTEIPPTVDVVSPLKDSSIYERRSQMTPTDGSVRSDEGYHSNGYHDEILTPPEESSESDSENNYVLDFSKNAKTSVCNNEVLKQDNAVAKNEYRKVKIKITKTYGNFQASKNLDANGKDKDQELPSRAVTPELQKPVSPIILQKNAVLTTVTEDEIPEKNPKPFYESEVKGALPVSGRPAYLTSPSSSILENILLRSSTDNNNNSHNHHHNGTQQHHQIHHQTHADSVTPPPSSPTEMAYSYKKSHRYGNILPCSPDSSSNLPMQADTCVNSTTSGNSTLPMQSPTSNLHSSTGNLHSSTGNLHSSTGPSNVLQSHPGNIHSSSNSNNHHSSANVLSSSTILTSTSNLHSSTTSSSCPPKRKTKSPSPSTNPTGASTPTILYSSSGGCQIESSPVYPTSAANSNQSVSPISPIQSPSSYPYGIYHQNGSLHHNVAPLSINCTAYSPTPSGNVVYERADGRRLEAATSSHQLPTSSTMQIDSNQTLIAGTHNLHLGHHPGLTIHANSSSLNRYSPASSLSPDDHGCSQSGSLSPNSQGSRGYRSLPYPLKKKDGKMHYECNVCCKTFGQLSNLKVHLRTHSGERPFKCNVCTKSFTQLAHLQKHHLVHTGEKPHQCEICKKRFSSTSNLKTHLRLHSGQKPYACDLCPAKFTQFVHLKLHKRLHTNERPYTCQGCDKKYISASGLRTHWKTTSCRPNNIEDELALAAAVGSPTYYEYGPDMNVGNMPKECELEHIDNYERHGSTHGPHSTSLHNLENSVGRPSVIETSQPHIIECT; encoded by the exons GTTTTGGGAGTGTGGAGCACAAGTTACATTCCCAAGGGAACACGGTTCGGTCCTCTCGTGGGACAAGTGTACACCAAGGACTCGGTGCCGGCCGACGCGAACCGGAAGTACTTCTGGAGG GTGTACAAAAACAACGAGCTGTTCTACTACATCGACGGTTATGACGTCCAGAAATCAAATTGGATGCGTTACGTAAACCCGGCTTATTCGTCCGAATCGCAGAATTTAATAGCATGCCAGTATAAG atgaacatttatttttacacaatCAAACCAATACTACCGAACCAAGAGCTTCTGGTGTGGTATTGTCGAGAGTTCGCAGAAAGGCTCAATTACCCACTAACGGGTGAATTAATGCTTCAAAGAATAC GACAACAAGTACAACAATCTACGTTACCAACGGAAATTCCACCTACGGTGGACGTGGTGTCACCGTTAAAGGATTCATCGATTTACGAGAGACGCTCGCAAATGACCCCAACGGACGGTTCCGTTAGATCGGACGAAGGCTATCATTCCAATGGTTATCACGACGAGATCCTCACTCCCCCGGAAGAGAGTAGCGAGTCGGACTCGGAGAACAATTACGTGCTAGATTTCAGCAAGAACGCGAAAACGTCGGTATGCAACAACGAGGTGCTCAAACAAGACAATGCAGTTGCGAAGAACGAGTACAGGAAGGTTAAGATCAAGATCACCAAGACCTACGGGAACTTCCAGGCGTCGAAGAACCTAGACGCTAACGGAAAGGACAAAGATCAAGAATTGCCGAGCAGAGCTGTGACCCCGGAACTACAGAAACCGGTGTCACCCATAATTCTTCAGAAGAACGCCGTCCTGACGACGGTAACCGAAGATGAAATTCCAGAGAAAAACCCGAAGCCCTTTTACGAGTCCGAGGTCAAGGGTGCTTTGCCCGTTTCCGGGAGACCAGCCTATCTGACCAGCCCGAGTAGCTCTATCCTCGAAAATATCCTCCTTCGTAGCAGTACcgataacaataacaacagCCACAACCATCATCACAATGGAACGCAGCAACACCATCAGATTCACCATCAAACGCATGCCGATTCGGTCACGCCACCGCCATCCAGTCCAACGGAAATGGCGTACTCTTACAAAAAGTCTCATCGCTACGGAAACATTCTACCTTGCAGTCCCGATTCCAGTTCGAATCTGCCTATGCAAGCGGACACGTGCGTCAATTCCACTACCAGTGGTAACAGCACGCTACCGATGCAAAGTCCGACGAGTAACTTGCATTCCAGCACGGGAAACCTTCACTCGAGTACAGGCAATCTACACTCCAGTACCGGACCCAGCAACGTTCTACAGTCTCATCCAGGGAACATCCATTCGTCCAGCAATTCCAACAATCACCATTCCAGCGCGAACGTTCTGTCGTCCAGCACGATACTGACATCCACGAGTAACCTTCACTCTTCGACGACATCCAGTAGCTGCCCGCCTAAGAGAAAGACCAAGAGTCCGTCACCGTCTACGAATCCCACGGGTGCGTCCACCCCGACGATCTTGTACTCCAGTTCCGGCGGATGTCAAATAGAATCCAGCCCGGTGTATCCGACCTCCGCGGCGAACAGCAATCAAAGTGTTTCGCCCATTTCACCTATTCAATCGCCTTCGTCCTATCCCTACGGCATTTATCATCAGAATGGCTCGCTGCATCACAACGTGGCGCCGTTGTCTATCAATTGCACCGCCTATTCGCCAACCCCTAGCGGAAACGTGGTTTACGAGAGAGCCGATGGAAGAAGGCTGGAGGCTGCCACGAGCAGTCACCAATTGCCGACCTCGTCGACCATGCAAATCGACAGTAACCAAACGTTAATAGCTGGCACGCACAATCTTCACCTGGGTCATCACCCTGGTCTCACCATTCATGCCAACTCTTCGTCATTGAACCGATACTCGCCCGCGAGTTCTTTATCCCCGGACGACCACGGTTGTTCGCAGAGTGGTTCGCTGAGTCCGAACTCCCAAGGATCCAGGGGCTACAGGTCGTTACCATACCCATTAAAGAAGAAGGACGGAAAAATGCACTACGAATGCAACGTCTGCTGCAAGACGTTCGGCCAACTGTCGAATCTCAAGGTGCACCTGAGGACTCATTCCGGCGAGAGACCATTCAAGTGTAACGTTTGCACCAAGAGTTTCACTCAGCTAGCTCATCTACAGAAACATCATCTCGTGCATACAG GTGAAAAACCACATCAATGCGAAATCTGCAAGAAGAGGTTCAGCTCGACCTCAAATCTGAAGACTCACCTGAGACTGCATTCCGGCCAAAAGCCCTATGCTTGTGACCTGTGCCCCGCGAAGTTTACTCAGTTCGTTCACCTCAAGTTACATAAGAGGTTACACACGAACGAAAGGCCCTATACCTGTCAAGGTTGCGACAAGAAGTACATTAGCGCGAGCGGTCTTAGGACCCATTGGAAGACAACCAGTTGCAGACCAAATAATATCGAGGATGAACTTGCCCTAGCCGCGGCCGTGGGTTCGCCGACGTATTACGAATACGGCCCGGACATGAACGTCG GAAATATGCCGAAGGAATGCGAACTGGAGCACATCGATAATTACGAGAGGCACGGATCCACGCATGGCCCACACTCGACGTCTCTTCACAACCTGGAGAATTCCGTAGGCCGGCCAAGCGTCATAGAGACCTCCCAGCCTCACATAATCGAGTGCACCTAA
- the LOC122571505 gene encoding PR domain zinc finger protein 1-like isoform X2 gives MEASEWDHATLREEEFEQHAVYLVPDVAASPGDTNRAEASLPRNLVLKPSQALNDVLGVWSTSYIPKGTRFGPLVGQVYTKDSVPADANRKYFWRVYKNNELFYYIDGYDVQKSNWMRYVNPAYSSESQNLIACQYKMNIYFYTIKPILPNQELLVWYCREFAERLNYPLTGELMLQRIRQQVQQSTLPTEIPPTVDVVSPLKDSSIYERRSQMTPTDGSVRSDEGYHSNGYHDEILTPPEESSESDSENNYVLDFSKNAKTSVCNNEVLKQDNAVAKNEYRKVKIKITKTYGNFQASKNLDANGKDKDQELPSRAVTPELQKPVSPIILQKNAVLTTVTEDEIPEKNPKPFYESEVKGALPVSGRPAYLTSPSSSILENILLRSSTDNNNNSHNHHHNGTQQHHQIHHQTHADSVTPPPSSPTEMAYSYKKSHRYGNILPCSPDSSSNLPMQADTCVNSTTSGNSTLPMQSPTSNLHSSTGNLHSSTGNLHSSTGPSNVLQSHPGNIHSSSNSNNHHSSANVLSSSTILTSTSNLHSSTTSSSCPPKRKTKSPSPSTNPTGASTPTILYSSSGGCQIESSPVYPTSAANSNQSVSPISPIQSPSSYPYGIYHQNGSLHHNVAPLSINCTAYSPTPSGNVVYERADGRRLEAATSSHQLPTSSTMQIDSNQTLIAGTHNLHLGHHPGLTIHANSSSLNRYSPASSLSPDDHGCSQSGSLSPNSQGSRGYRSLPYPLKKKDGKMHYECNVCCKTFGQLSNLKVHLRTHSGERPFKCNVCTKSFTQLAHLQKHHLVHTGEKPHQCEICKKRFSSTSNLKTHLRLHSGQKPYACDLCPAKFTQFVHLKLHKRLHTNERPYTCQGCDKKYISASGLRTHWKTTSCRPNNIEDELALAAAVGSPTYYEYGPDMNVGNMPKECELEHIDNYERHGSTHGPHSTSLHNLENSVGRPSVIETSQPHIIECT, from the exons GTTTTGGGAGTGTGGAGCACAAGTTACATTCCCAAGGGAACACGGTTCGGTCCTCTCGTGGGACAAGTGTACACCAAGGACTCGGTGCCGGCCGACGCGAACCGGAAGTACTTCTGGAGG GTGTACAAAAACAACGAGCTGTTCTACTACATCGACGGTTATGACGTCCAGAAATCAAATTGGATGCGTTACGTAAACCCGGCTTATTCGTCCGAATCGCAGAATTTAATAGCATGCCAGTATAAG atgaacatttatttttacacaatCAAACCAATACTACCGAACCAAGAGCTTCTGGTGTGGTATTGTCGAGAGTTCGCAGAAAGGCTCAATTACCCACTAACGGGTGAATTAATGCTTCAAAGAATAC GACAACAAGTACAACAATCTACGTTACCAACGGAAATTCCACCTACGGTGGACGTGGTGTCACCGTTAAAGGATTCATCGATTTACGAGAGACGCTCGCAAATGACCCCAACGGACGGTTCCGTTAGATCGGACGAAGGCTATCATTCCAATGGTTATCACGACGAGATCCTCACTCCCCCGGAAGAGAGTAGCGAGTCGGACTCGGAGAACAATTACGTGCTAGATTTCAGCAAGAACGCGAAAACGTCGGTATGCAACAACGAGGTGCTCAAACAAGACAATGCAGTTGCGAAGAACGAGTACAGGAAGGTTAAGATCAAGATCACCAAGACCTACGGGAACTTCCAGGCGTCGAAGAACCTAGACGCTAACGGAAAGGACAAAGATCAAGAATTGCCGAGCAGAGCTGTGACCCCGGAACTACAGAAACCGGTGTCACCCATAATTCTTCAGAAGAACGCCGTCCTGACGACGGTAACCGAAGATGAAATTCCAGAGAAAAACCCGAAGCCCTTTTACGAGTCCGAGGTCAAGGGTGCTTTGCCCGTTTCCGGGAGACCAGCCTATCTGACCAGCCCGAGTAGCTCTATCCTCGAAAATATCCTCCTTCGTAGCAGTACcgataacaataacaacagCCACAACCATCATCACAATGGAACGCAGCAACACCATCAGATTCACCATCAAACGCATGCCGATTCGGTCACGCCACCGCCATCCAGTCCAACGGAAATGGCGTACTCTTACAAAAAGTCTCATCGCTACGGAAACATTCTACCTTGCAGTCCCGATTCCAGTTCGAATCTGCCTATGCAAGCGGACACGTGCGTCAATTCCACTACCAGTGGTAACAGCACGCTACCGATGCAAAGTCCGACGAGTAACTTGCATTCCAGCACGGGAAACCTTCACTCGAGTACAGGCAATCTACACTCCAGTACCGGACCCAGCAACGTTCTACAGTCTCATCCAGGGAACATCCATTCGTCCAGCAATTCCAACAATCACCATTCCAGCGCGAACGTTCTGTCGTCCAGCACGATACTGACATCCACGAGTAACCTTCACTCTTCGACGACATCCAGTAGCTGCCCGCCTAAGAGAAAGACCAAGAGTCCGTCACCGTCTACGAATCCCACGGGTGCGTCCACCCCGACGATCTTGTACTCCAGTTCCGGCGGATGTCAAATAGAATCCAGCCCGGTGTATCCGACCTCCGCGGCGAACAGCAATCAAAGTGTTTCGCCCATTTCACCTATTCAATCGCCTTCGTCCTATCCCTACGGCATTTATCATCAGAATGGCTCGCTGCATCACAACGTGGCGCCGTTGTCTATCAATTGCACCGCCTATTCGCCAACCCCTAGCGGAAACGTGGTTTACGAGAGAGCCGATGGAAGAAGGCTGGAGGCTGCCACGAGCAGTCACCAATTGCCGACCTCGTCGACCATGCAAATCGACAGTAACCAAACGTTAATAGCTGGCACGCACAATCTTCACCTGGGTCATCACCCTGGTCTCACCATTCATGCCAACTCTTCGTCATTGAACCGATACTCGCCCGCGAGTTCTTTATCCCCGGACGACCACGGTTGTTCGCAGAGTGGTTCGCTGAGTCCGAACTCCCAAGGATCCAGGGGCTACAGGTCGTTACCATACCCATTAAAGAAGAAGGACGGAAAAATGCACTACGAATGCAACGTCTGCTGCAAGACGTTCGGCCAACTGTCGAATCTCAAGGTGCACCTGAGGACTCATTCCGGCGAGAGACCATTCAAGTGTAACGTTTGCACCAAGAGTTTCACTCAGCTAGCTCATCTACAGAAACATCATCTCGTGCATACAG GTGAAAAACCACATCAATGCGAAATCTGCAAGAAGAGGTTCAGCTCGACCTCAAATCTGAAGACTCACCTGAGACTGCATTCCGGCCAAAAGCCCTATGCTTGTGACCTGTGCCCCGCGAAGTTTACTCAGTTCGTTCACCTCAAGTTACATAAGAGGTTACACACGAACGAAAGGCCCTATACCTGTCAAGGTTGCGACAAGAAGTACATTAGCGCGAGCGGTCTTAGGACCCATTGGAAGACAACCAGTTGCAGACCAAATAATATCGAGGATGAACTTGCCCTAGCCGCGGCCGTGGGTTCGCCGACGTATTACGAATACGGCCCGGACATGAACGTCG GAAATATGCCGAAGGAATGCGAACTGGAGCACATCGATAATTACGAGAGGCACGGATCCACGCATGGCCCACACTCGACGTCTCTTCACAACCTGGAGAATTCCGTAGGCCGGCCAAGCGTCATAGAGACCTCCCAGCCTCACATAATCGAGTGCACCTAA
- the LOC122571509 gene encoding protein FAM76A, whose protein sequence is MSANNVQALFACSRCFSRHPFEELSPGQQLCKECRGAFPVVKCTYCRSEFQQTIKGNTSTICKKCEQNVKSYGKPSACEYCNTIAAFIGSKCQRCTNSEKRYGPPVTCEQCKQKCAFDRQDEDKKVDGKLLCWLCTLSYKRALAKTKQSDAERRAHLKLAQQRAAKHKEQKLKSHNKRPHRVDVTKLPPQSEGADTNGPTPVKAARMGGVHDPHDPNSSDHVVAVTQLKEKIAHLQKQISIKDGQLLAKDRQITELKAKNFTSETELRNKMKATEKEYEAKISTMQLKISSLLKEVASLSKSSKRGDRVAATKTEAGTNSGSGTDSPVP, encoded by the exons ATGAGCGCGAATAATGTGCAAGCACTTTTCGCCTGTTCAAGATGTTTCTCAAGGCATCCTTTCGAGGAGCTTTCGCCGGGGCAACAATTGTGCAAG GAATGCAGAGGTGCATTTCCTGTGGTGAAATGTACATATTGTAGGTCAGAGTTTCAACAAACAAT AAAGGGTAACACAAGCACTATTTGTAAGAAATGTGAGCAGAATGTGAAATCTTATGGTAAGCCATCGGCCTGTGAATATTGCAATACCATAGCTGCATTTATTGGTAGTAAGTGTCAAAGATGTACAAATTCTGAAAAACGTTATGGGCCACCAGTTACTTGTGAACAATGCAAACAGAAGTGTGCCTTTGACAGACAGgatgaagataaaaaa GTTGATGGAAAGTTATTATGTTGGCTGTGTACACTGTCATATAAACGAGCATTGGCAAAAACAAAACAGTCGGATGCTGAGAGGAGGGCACATTTGAAACTTGCACAACAACGAGCAGCAAAGCACAAAGAACAAAA ATTAAAAAGTCACAATAAAAGACCACACAGAGTCGATGTAACGAAACTACCGCCTCAGTCGGAAGGTGCAGACACAAACGGTCCGACACCGGTGAAAGCAGCTCGGATGGGTGGCGTTCACGATCCGCATGACCCCAACAGTTCGGATCACGTAGTTGCGGTTACACAACTTAAAGAAAAGATAGCCCATCTCcagaaacaaatctctattaAAGACGGGCAATTACTTGCTAAGGATAGACAA ATTACAGAATTGAAGGCAAAAAACTTCACGTCGGAGACGGAACTGCGTAACAAGATGAAAGCGACGGAGAAAGAATACGAAGCCAAAATATCGACGATGCAACTCAAGATCTCCAGTTTGTTAAAAGAAGTTGCTTCTCTATCGAAGAGTTCTAAGCGGGGCGACAGAGTTGCTGCCACGAAAACAGAAGCTGGGACCAACAGTGGAAGTGGAACAGACAGTCCTGTACCTTGA
- the LOC122571511 gene encoding uncharacterized protein LOC122571511 — MKVRKKIIQRQQEKEQALYVRLPHTIRDKDDVAKLFTGNFKVNLLRQSSRYCYVVFPDVKEKMKNLTAVKNTRINGKRIVVAPANTKIERKTTIVRKKIVIPKVKEDKKLTKHLFVSNIKCGTKPDELKAVIPGCVSVKMLKPYSQTSKAAIVKMESTQLAAEYLMNVRDKPTVAGRKLRLNPDTRDRHRRHESKPLKIYDGETEIGQEVTKVK, encoded by the exons atgaaagttagaaagaaaattatacaacgACAGCAAGAGAAAGAACAAGCTCTATATGTTCGTTTGCCACATACAATTCGAGATAAAGACGatgttgcaaaattatttactggtaattttaaagtaaatttacttCGGCAATCTAGTAGGTattgttatgtggtatttccCGATGTAAAggagaagatgaaaaatttaacagCAGTGAAGAATACAAGGATAAATGGGAAACGTATAGTGGTTGCACCtgcaaatacaaaaattgagaGAAAAACTACAATAGtaagaaaaaagattgttATACCTAAGgtgaaagaagataaaaaattgacaaaaca cctttttgtatcaaatatcaaaTGCGGAACAAAACCTGATGAATTGAAGGCAGTTATCCCAGGCTGTGTATctgttaaaatgttaaaaccATACTCGCAGACATCTAA GGCTGCAATAGTTAAAATGGAAAGTACTCAGTTAGCAgcagaatatttaatgaatgtAAGAGATAAACCAACTGTAGCAGGAAGAAAATTAAGGTTAAATCCAGACACTAGAGACAGACATAGAAGACACGAATCGAAACctcttaaaatttatgatgGTGAAACAGAAATAGGACAAGAAGTTacaaaagtgaaataa